The Mesorhizobium sp. M1D.F.Ca.ET.043.01.1.1 genome contains a region encoding:
- a CDS encoding serine hydrolase yields the protein MQSYRNSEARPPIMQGSPPKLALPKLDWDRPPWNRWAFQHIREFLPTVEVWRGHGHRRRLERAEVDLDDLPVVDSEGRRTTLAGLLDETYTDGFLVLKNGKVAYECYFNGMDERSLHLSQSMAKSVTGSVFGVLVGRGLIDPARLVTDYLPELAETAWAGATVQHVLDMTTGVRFSEEYTDRYSEIGQIDVASGWKPIPPGSDPDFQWPSHMFELILRLKDKARSHGEAFEYRSIETDVLAFIMERVSGKRLAQLVSEELWQKLGADESACFTVDIAGYALADGGFNATLRDYGRFGQLILDNGGGVIPAEWIEATRSGRHGPDFNPSLPEGGYRNQFSIEDPHSRALMCRGVFGQLIHIDWENRMVVVKLSTYPDFTNIDYSVATLKAVHAIAAALT from the coding sequence ATGCAGTCCTATCGCAACTCCGAGGCGCGGCCGCCGATCATGCAGGGCTCGCCGCCCAAGCTGGCGCTGCCGAAGCTCGATTGGGATCGGCCGCCGTGGAATCGCTGGGCCTTTCAGCACATCCGCGAATTCCTGCCGACCGTCGAGGTCTGGCGCGGCCACGGTCATCGCCGCCGTCTCGAGCGCGCCGAGGTCGATCTCGACGATCTGCCGGTGGTGGACAGCGAGGGCCGGCGGACGACGCTCGCCGGGCTGCTCGACGAGACCTATACGGATGGCTTCCTGGTGCTGAAGAACGGCAAGGTCGCCTATGAGTGCTACTTCAACGGCATGGACGAGCGCTCGCTGCACCTGTCGCAGTCGATGGCGAAGTCGGTCACCGGCTCGGTGTTCGGCGTCCTGGTCGGGCGGGGCCTGATCGATCCGGCCAGGCTGGTGACCGACTACCTTCCGGAGCTCGCCGAAACCGCCTGGGCCGGCGCCACCGTGCAGCACGTGCTCGACATGACGACGGGGGTGCGCTTCTCCGAGGAGTACACCGATCGCTATTCCGAAATCGGCCAGATCGATGTCGCTAGCGGCTGGAAACCGATCCCGCCGGGCAGCGATCCCGACTTCCAGTGGCCCTCGCATATGTTCGAGCTGATCCTGCGACTGAAGGACAAGGCGCGCTCGCACGGCGAGGCCTTCGAATACCGCTCGATCGAGACCGACGTGCTCGCCTTCATCATGGAGCGGGTGAGCGGCAAGCGGCTGGCACAACTGGTCTCGGAAGAACTCTGGCAGAAGCTCGGCGCCGACGAGAGCGCCTGCTTCACCGTCGACATCGCCGGCTATGCGCTGGCCGATGGCGGCTTCAACGCGACGCTGCGCGACTATGGCCGTTTCGGCCAGCTGATCCTCGACAATGGCGGCGGCGTGATCCCGGCCGAGTGGATCGAGGCGACGCGCAGCGGCAGGCATGGTCCCGACTTCAATCCCAGCCTGCCGGAGGGCGGCTACCGCAACCAGTTCTCGATCGAGGACCCGCACTCGCGGGCGCTGATGTGCCGGGGCGTATTCGGGCAGCTGATCCACATCGACTGGGAAAACAGGATGGTCGTGGTGAAGCTTTCGACCTATCCGGATTTCACCAACATCGACTATTCGGTGGCGACGCTGAAGGCCGTGCACGCCATCGCCGCCGCGCTGACCTGA
- a CDS encoding amidohydrolase, with product MSVGGADLIVVNGRVLTMDDDNPAAEAIAVKNGAIITIGGRASVEELKGPATRVIDAQGGSVLPGFIEAHMHLFGGAAELDNLHLAGVHGFDALRDAIQTFAADRPNARLLIGAGVDYAILPEPVTRHDLDRIIPDRPFAMSASDHHTMWANTKALEEAGLLDGKRVGPGNEVVMGADGLAAGELRESEAFGPVLDHFGANRTRLGLEGAEPDPYPSAEEMAADRDLMHRGLEWCAKHGITSIQNMDGNLYQLELLAGLEEEGRLLCRTKIPFHFKNFMKLDMLEKASRMAAAYNSDWLSSGMVKVFYDGVLDSWTAVMVDDYADRPGWRGEPLFSPEHFAEVAVEADRRGLQIAVHSIGDGAVRAVLDGYQAALKKNGRRDSRHRVEHIEVTTPSDVPRFAELGVLASMQPPHPPGAMNFPLEPTISRIGRDKWPLSYAWRTLKNAGARVVFASDWPVSPVDPILGIQAAVMRKPWAEGLPDQSFSLHESIAGYTVEGAHAEFMEHRKGRLKPGYLADIVVLSADIEATAPEALHTVRPVTTICGGKVTYQA from the coding sequence ATGTCGGTTGGTGGTGCGGATCTGATAGTCGTCAACGGCCGTGTGCTGACCATGGACGACGACAATCCCGCCGCTGAGGCTATAGCCGTCAAGAACGGCGCCATCATCACCATTGGCGGCCGCGCTTCCGTCGAAGAGCTCAAAGGCCCTGCCACCCGGGTCATCGATGCCCAGGGCGGCTCCGTCCTGCCGGGCTTCATCGAGGCGCACATGCACCTCTTTGGCGGCGCGGCCGAGCTCGACAACCTGCATCTGGCGGGTGTGCATGGCTTCGACGCGCTGCGCGACGCGATTCAGACTTTCGCCGCCGACCGGCCAAATGCGAGGCTGCTGATCGGCGCCGGCGTCGATTATGCGATCCTACCCGAGCCGGTGACGCGCCACGATCTCGACCGCATCATCCCCGACCGGCCCTTCGCCATGTCGGCCTCCGATCACCACACGATGTGGGCAAACACCAAGGCGCTCGAAGAGGCCGGTCTGCTCGATGGCAAGCGGGTGGGGCCGGGCAACGAAGTCGTCATGGGCGCGGACGGACTTGCCGCCGGCGAGTTGCGCGAGAGCGAAGCGTTCGGGCCGGTCCTCGACCATTTCGGCGCAAACCGGACGCGGCTTGGTCTCGAAGGGGCGGAGCCCGACCCTTATCCGTCCGCCGAAGAAATGGCTGCCGACCGCGACCTCATGCATCGCGGGCTCGAGTGGTGCGCCAAGCACGGTATCACCTCGATCCAGAACATGGACGGAAATCTCTACCAGCTCGAGCTGCTCGCCGGGCTGGAAGAGGAAGGGCGGCTGCTGTGCCGCACCAAGATCCCGTTCCACTTCAAGAATTTCATGAAGCTGGACATGCTGGAAAAAGCCTCGCGCATGGCGGCCGCCTACAATTCCGATTGGCTGTCGTCCGGCATGGTCAAGGTCTTCTATGACGGCGTGCTGGATTCCTGGACCGCGGTGATGGTCGACGACTATGCCGATCGTCCAGGCTGGCGCGGCGAACCGCTTTTTTCGCCCGAGCATTTCGCCGAAGTGGCGGTCGAGGCCGACCGGCGCGGCCTGCAGATCGCCGTGCACTCGATCGGCGACGGCGCCGTGCGGGCGGTGCTCGACGGCTATCAGGCGGCGCTGAAGAAGAATGGCCGGCGCGACAGCCGGCACCGCGTCGAGCACATCGAGGTGACCACGCCGTCCGACGTGCCAAGGTTTGCCGAGCTTGGCGTGCTCGCCTCGATGCAGCCGCCGCACCCGCCGGGCGCCATGAACTTTCCCCTGGAGCCGACGATCTCGCGCATCGGCCGCGACAAGTGGCCGCTGAGCTATGCCTGGCGCACGTTGAAGAACGCCGGCGCGCGCGTTGTCTTCGCCTCCGACTGGCCGGTTTCGCCGGTAGACCCGATCCTGGGCATCCAGGCGGCGGTGATGCGCAAGCCTTGGGCAGAGGGCCTGCCGGATCAGAGCTTCTCGCTGCATGAATCGATTGCCGGCTACACGGTCGAGGGCGCCCATGCCGAGTTCATGGAACATCGCAAGGGCCGCCTGAAACCCGGATACCTGGCCGACATCGTCGTCTTGTCGGCCGATATCGAGGCGACGGCGCCGGAAGCGCTGCATACGGTGCGGCCGGTGACCACGATCTGCGGCGGAAAGGTCACTTACCAAGCCTGA
- a CDS encoding ABC transporter ATP-binding protein: MPEQPGKNAIEVRGVRKVFGTGENQVAALDTVSVSIRENEFFTLLGPSGCGKTTLLRLIAGFDFPSAGEILLHGQDIAPLPPFKRPVNTVFQSYALFPHMTVAQNIGFGLEMLGRPKAEIEARVAQMLKLVKMEALKARRTSQISGGQQQRVALARALAPQPKVLLLDEPLSALDYKLRKEMQIELKRLQHETGITFIFVTHDQEEALTMSDRIAVMSAGKILQVGTPRDIYDRPAERFVADFIGETNFLKGEVKSVADGRATVTLSSGTEIPASLPEAFTPSGGVTLVVRPEHAQLGPVEANASLSGTVENVVYLGTDTHFHLKLDDGSAFIVRRQNSRGGGEALAAGSRAGVVIGENAAQVLKD, encoded by the coding sequence GTGCCGGAACAACCGGGTAAGAACGCGATCGAAGTTCGTGGCGTACGCAAGGTATTTGGAACCGGTGAAAACCAGGTAGCCGCTCTCGACACGGTGTCGGTGTCGATCCGCGAGAACGAGTTTTTCACCCTGCTCGGCCCATCCGGATGCGGAAAGACGACGCTGCTGAGATTGATAGCCGGCTTCGATTTCCCAAGCGCCGGCGAAATCCTGCTGCACGGCCAGGACATCGCGCCGCTGCCGCCCTTCAAGCGCCCGGTCAACACCGTCTTCCAAAGCTATGCGCTGTTCCCGCACATGACGGTGGCGCAGAACATCGGCTTCGGGCTGGAAATGCTCGGCAGGCCGAAAGCAGAGATCGAGGCGCGGGTCGCTCAGATGCTGAAGCTGGTGAAGATGGAGGCGCTCAAGGCGCGCCGCACCAGCCAGATCTCCGGCGGCCAGCAGCAGCGCGTGGCGCTGGCCCGGGCGCTGGCGCCGCAGCCGAAGGTGCTGCTGCTCGACGAGCCGCTCTCGGCGCTCGACTACAAGCTGCGCAAGGAGATGCAGATCGAACTGAAGCGTCTGCAGCACGAGACCGGCATCACCTTCATCTTCGTCACCCACGACCAGGAGGAAGCGCTGACCATGTCCGACCGCATCGCCGTGATGTCGGCCGGCAAGATCCTGCAGGTCGGCACGCCGCGCGACATCTACGACCGGCCGGCCGAGCGCTTCGTCGCCGACTTCATCGGCGAAACCAACTTCCTCAAGGGCGAGGTGAAAAGCGTGGCAGATGGGCGCGCCACCGTCACGCTCTCGTCGGGTACGGAAATTCCGGCATCGCTGCCGGAAGCCTTTACGCCGTCGGGTGGCGTCACGCTCGTGGTGCGGCCTGAACACGCTCAGCTCGGTCCGGTGGAAGCCAACGCCTCGCTCAGCGGCACGGTCGAGAACGTTGTGTATCTCGGCACCGATACGCATTTCCATCTCAAGCTCGACGATGGCAGCGCCTTCATCGTGCGGCGGCAGAACAGCCGCGGTGGCGGGGAAGCGCTTGCGGCGGGCAGCCGCGCGGGTGTCGTGATCGGCGAGAACGCCGCTCAGGTGCTGAAGGACTAA
- a CDS encoding serine hydrolase, with product MTGKTVFEARYGFARKDVRLDNWRLRPFSQWSFQNVGELVPSVHVAATPGGEEQAKALGGLLGEKVTLPGGPETVEAFLKRSDTDGLAIMKAGQPVGDWSAPHMPFGQRHIIFSISKSVTAILAGILEGGGVFDAEAPVTEYIPEAEGSAYGDASVRNVLDMTVSLDFEEAYLDPHSAFARYRRATMWNPGGGSESLAAFLLTLQHLAEPHGQTYRYRSPNSDMLGILLERASGKRVGDLLSEKLWLPLGAASEMSMTVDMEGTARTAGGMSMTPRDLARIGEMMRQGGAANGRQIVPEGWVRDTVAAGGSYEAWQRGTMAFLFPKGRYRNKWYQTGTASGAFCGIGIHGQWLYVNPKTEVVIAKMSSQPEPVDDRLDVELVAFFEALGGMV from the coding sequence GTGACCGGCAAGACCGTGTTCGAGGCGAGATATGGCTTTGCCCGCAAGGATGTGCGGCTGGACAATTGGCGTCTGAGGCCATTCAGCCAATGGTCGTTCCAGAATGTCGGCGAATTGGTGCCGAGCGTGCACGTTGCGGCCACGCCCGGTGGCGAGGAACAGGCGAAAGCTCTGGGCGGGTTGCTCGGCGAGAAGGTTACACTCCCCGGCGGGCCCGAAACCGTCGAGGCCTTCCTCAAGCGTTCCGACACCGACGGGCTGGCGATCATGAAGGCCGGCCAGCCGGTCGGCGACTGGTCGGCGCCGCATATGCCGTTCGGCCAGCGCCACATCATCTTCTCGATCAGCAAGTCGGTGACTGCCATTCTTGCCGGCATCCTGGAAGGCGGTGGCGTGTTCGACGCGGAGGCGCCGGTGACTGAGTACATTCCCGAAGCCGAGGGCTCGGCCTATGGCGACGCCAGCGTGCGCAATGTGCTCGACATGACGGTCAGCCTCGACTTCGAGGAAGCCTATCTCGACCCGCACAGCGCCTTCGCCCGGTACCGCCGCGCGACGATGTGGAACCCCGGCGGCGGCTCGGAAAGCCTTGCGGCGTTCCTGCTGACGCTGCAGCATCTCGCCGAGCCGCACGGGCAGACCTATCGCTACCGCTCCCCCAATTCGGACATGCTCGGCATCCTGCTGGAGCGGGCATCCGGCAAGCGCGTCGGCGATCTTTTGAGCGAAAAACTGTGGCTGCCGCTGGGTGCCGCGAGCGAGATGTCGATGACGGTCGACATGGAAGGCACAGCACGCACAGCCGGCGGCATGTCGATGACGCCACGCGACCTTGCCCGCATCGGCGAGATGATGCGGCAGGGTGGGGCGGCCAACGGCCGTCAAATCGTGCCGGAGGGCTGGGTGCGCGATACGGTTGCCGCCGGCGGCAGCTATGAGGCCTGGCAGCGCGGCACCATGGCGTTCCTTTTCCCGAAGGGGCGCTACCGCAACAAATGGTACCAGACGGGCACGGCAAGCGGCGCCTTCTGCGGGATCGGCATCCACGGCCAATGGCTCTACGTCAATCCGAAGACGGAAGTGGTCATCGCCAAGATGTCGTCGCAGCCGGAACCCGTCGACGACCGGCTCGACGTCGAGTTGGTGGCATTTTTTGAGGCGCTGGGCGGGATGGTCTGA
- a CDS encoding ABC transporter permease — protein sequence MSKRSFDIQAQPGFGFIALVTFFALYLPIAALVAYSFNAADSLSRWDGFSLRWFISAWHNSAVQDASVRSLVLAVSAAALSTIVATMAALATTRTRPYPGLTFKYAFINQPLMVPEIVTGVALLIVFSRIKVWTGYSGLGYLIAAHTAFCIPFAYLPIRARLENMDLTLERAAADLYATPWKAFRFVTLPLLRPAIIAGFMLAFVISLDDVVITEFVKSGGQDTLPTYMLGQLRRETSPEINAIATVFLALSVVLVTIFYFVNRRKP from the coding sequence ATGTCTAAGCGTTCGTTCGACATACAGGCGCAGCCCGGCTTCGGCTTTATTGCGCTTGTGACCTTCTTCGCGCTCTATCTGCCGATCGCCGCGCTCGTCGCCTATTCGTTCAACGCGGCGGATTCGTTGTCGCGGTGGGACGGCTTCTCGCTGCGCTGGTTCATTTCGGCCTGGCACAATTCGGCCGTGCAGGACGCCTCCGTCCGATCGCTCGTGCTGGCGGTCTCGGCGGCCGCGCTGTCGACGATCGTTGCGACCATGGCCGCGCTGGCCACGACCCGCACGCGGCCTTATCCCGGCCTGACCTTCAAATACGCCTTCATAAACCAGCCGCTTATGGTGCCGGAAATCGTCACCGGGGTAGCGCTGCTGATCGTGTTCTCGCGCATCAAGGTCTGGACCGGCTATTCAGGACTCGGCTACCTCATCGCCGCGCATACCGCCTTCTGCATCCCGTTCGCGTACCTGCCAATCCGGGCGCGGCTGGAGAACATGGACCTGACGCTGGAGCGCGCCGCCGCCGACCTATACGCCACGCCTTGGAAAGCCTTCCGTTTCGTGACGCTGCCGCTCTTGAGGCCCGCCATAATCGCCGGCTTCATGCTGGCCTTCGTCATTTCGCTCGACGATGTCGTGATCACCGAATTCGTCAAGTCGGGCGGGCAGGATACGCTGCCCACCTACATGCTCGGCCAGTTGCGGCGCGAAACGAGTCCGGAAATCAATGCCATCGCCACGGTATTCCTGGCGCTGTCGGTGGTGCTCGTGACCATCTTCTATTTCGTCAATCGTCGCAAACCATGA
- a CDS encoding extracellular solute-binding protein, producing the protein MAATAAFGLFAFVSSAYADGELNIFNWGDYTSPEMIKKFEDTYKVKVTVTDYDSNDTALAKVRAGGHGFDIVVPSANYVPIWVKEGLLLEARPDQMENFKNVDERWVNVPWDPGRHYTVPWQWGLTGIGVNTKVYGGDINTSAIFLDPPKELVGKINVAPEMNDVMFAAIKYLGGKWCTDDKELLKKVRDKLVEAKPKWLAMDYSVTEKLPAGDYSGVYYWNGAIMRSRIKNPDIKFGYPKEGFPFFMDSVAILKDAKNVENAKLFMNFIMDPQNAAMISAFAKYANGIKGSKAFMPDDMKDAPELVVPPEFEKVGEFMTPCSPEVQQIYTRIWTDLQK; encoded by the coding sequence ATGGCCGCCACGGCGGCATTCGGATTATTTGCCTTTGTGAGCAGTGCGTATGCCGACGGCGAACTCAACATCTTCAATTGGGGTGACTACACCAGCCCCGAGATGATCAAGAAGTTCGAAGACACATACAAGGTCAAGGTAACGGTCACCGACTACGATTCCAACGACACTGCGCTCGCCAAGGTGCGCGCGGGCGGTCACGGCTTCGACATCGTGGTGCCTTCGGCCAATTACGTGCCGATCTGGGTGAAGGAAGGGCTTCTGCTCGAGGCTCGGCCCGACCAGATGGAAAACTTCAAGAATGTCGATGAGCGGTGGGTGAATGTTCCTTGGGATCCGGGCCGTCACTATACGGTTCCGTGGCAGTGGGGTCTGACCGGTATCGGCGTCAACACCAAGGTCTATGGCGGCGACATCAACACCTCGGCCATCTTCCTCGACCCGCCGAAGGAATTGGTGGGCAAGATCAACGTCGCGCCGGAAATGAACGACGTGATGTTCGCCGCCATCAAGTATCTTGGCGGCAAATGGTGCACTGACGACAAGGAACTGCTCAAGAAAGTGCGTGACAAGCTGGTCGAGGCCAAGCCGAAATGGCTGGCCATGGACTACAGCGTGACCGAGAAGCTGCCGGCCGGCGACTATTCGGGCGTCTACTACTGGAACGGCGCCATCATGCGCTCGCGCATAAAGAATCCGGACATCAAGTTCGGCTATCCGAAGGAGGGCTTCCCCTTCTTCATGGATAGTGTCGCCATCCTGAAAGACGCGAAGAACGTCGAGAACGCAAAGCTGTTCATGAACTTCATCATGGATCCCCAGAACGCCGCCATGATCTCCGCCTTCGCCAAATATGCCAATGGCATCAAGGGTTCGAAGGCGTTCATGCCCGACGATATGAAGGATGCGCCCGAACTGGTGGTGCCGCCAGAGTTCGAGAAGGTGGGCGAGTTCATGACCCCTTGCTCGCCCGAGGTGCAGCAAATCTACACGCGGATCTGGACGGATCTTCAGAAGTAA
- a CDS encoding ABC transporter permease has translation MASAEEIARAADARDIRDRWLLSAPALVIILLAAIGPLFVMLAYSFMLKGDYGDVQFGIFSLDGWTSVLFQRDIFDDTLGLADAHLTIFWRSISLSFYTTVLTLLFGFPTAYFIATRPPKTREVWVFLVTIPFWTNLLIRTFAMQQVIRNEGLVNTALMALGIIKQPLQIMNTDTAILLGMIYIYLPLMVLPLYASMEKLDFRLVEAGYDLYAGRWQVLRRIIFPLIKPGVIAGSILVFIPSLGAYVIPRVLGGGKNMMLGNLIELQFSAGRNWPLGAAISITLMAVVMIALLFYVRNASRSEGVHV, from the coding sequence ATGGCCAGCGCCGAAGAAATCGCCCGCGCCGCCGACGCTAGGGACATACGCGACCGCTGGTTGCTCTCGGCGCCGGCGCTGGTCATCATCCTTCTGGCCGCTATCGGCCCACTTTTCGTGATGTTGGCCTATTCCTTCATGCTGAAGGGTGACTACGGCGACGTGCAGTTCGGCATCTTCTCGCTGGACGGATGGACGTCGGTCTTGTTCCAGCGTGACATCTTCGACGACACGCTGGGCTTGGCGGATGCGCACCTGACCATCTTCTGGCGTTCGATCAGCCTATCCTTCTACACCACCGTGCTGACGCTACTCTTCGGCTTCCCCACGGCCTATTTCATCGCCACCCGACCGCCGAAGACACGCGAGGTCTGGGTTTTCCTCGTCACCATTCCGTTCTGGACGAACCTGCTGATCCGTACCTTCGCCATGCAACAGGTGATCCGCAACGAAGGACTGGTCAACACGGCGCTTATGGCGCTCGGCATCATCAAGCAACCGCTGCAGATCATGAATACCGACACTGCCATCCTGCTTGGCATGATCTATATCTACCTGCCGCTGATGGTCCTGCCGCTCTACGCTTCCATGGAGAAGCTCGACTTCCGGCTGGTCGAGGCCGGATATGATCTCTACGCCGGTCGCTGGCAGGTTCTGCGCCGCATCATATTCCCGCTCATCAAGCCAGGCGTCATCGCCGGCTCGATCCTGGTCTTCATCCCCTCGCTCGGCGCCTATGTCATTCCCCGGGTGCTGGGCGGCGGCAAGAACATGATGCTTGGCAACCTGATCGAACTGCAGTTCAGCGCGGGCCGCAACTGGCCTCTGGGCGCGGCGATCTCGATCACGCTGATGGCGGTGGTGATGATCGCGCTGCTGTTCTACGTGCGCAACGCTTCCCGGTCGGAGGGCGTCCATGTCTAA
- a CDS encoding Tex family protein — translation MASDIKRIAAIIAAEIGSRPEQAAAAIGLLDEGATVPFVARYRKEVTGGLDDTQLRDLAERLAYLRELDARRETILGSIREQGKLTEELEAKIAAAATKAELEDIYLPYKPKRRTKAEIARERGLGPLAEAILADRSAVPAELALAYVTEEVPDAKAALEGARDILSEQFAENADLVGKLRAYMKERAFLRARVVDGKQEAGAKFSDYFDHVERWAGVPSHRALAMLRGRNEEVLSLDIEVDADDQSPVKPVERMIANAYAIGGNLPGDKWLMEVAGWTWRIKLSLHLTLDLMRDLRERAEEEAIHVFARNLKDLLLAAPAGSRPTMGLDPGIRTGVKVAVVDGTGKLVATTTVYPFPPRNDVRGTQAELAKLIRLHKVELISIGNGTGSRETEKLVADMLSDLPAGAGPKPLKVIVSEAGASVYSASATAAAEFPGLDVSLRGAVSIARRLQDPLAELVKIEPKSIGVGQYQHDVDQYRLGRSLEAVVEDAVNAVGVDLNTASAPLLARVSGLGPSLAEAIVAHRDATGPFASRKDLLKVARLGPRAFEQSAGFLRIANGAEPLDASSVHPEAYGVAKKIVAACGRDVRALMGDSAALKALDPRVFVDERFGLPTVRDILAELEKPGRDPRPGFKTATFAEGVDDIKDLKPGMQLEGTVTNVAAFGAFVDIGVHQDGLVHVSQLADRFIKDAHEVVKAGDVVKVRVVDVDIKRNRIGLSMRKDSDGGASRGGQRDQGGKPAPRSPAPQRQPERPAQGAFGAALAEAMKRK, via the coding sequence ATGGCATCGGACATCAAGCGCATCGCAGCAATCATCGCGGCCGAGATCGGTTCGCGGCCGGAGCAGGCCGCGGCGGCCATCGGTCTGCTGGACGAGGGCGCGACGGTGCCATTCGTGGCCCGCTATCGCAAAGAGGTCACCGGCGGGCTCGACGACACGCAGCTGCGCGACCTTGCCGAAAGGCTTGCCTATCTGCGCGAGCTCGATGCGCGCCGCGAGACGATCCTCGGCTCGATCCGCGAACAGGGCAAGCTGACCGAGGAGCTCGAGGCCAAGATCGCCGCGGCCGCCACCAAAGCCGAGCTGGAAGACATCTATCTGCCTTACAAGCCGAAGCGCCGCACCAAGGCCGAGATCGCCAGGGAGCGCGGGCTTGGACCTCTGGCCGAGGCGATCCTTGCCGACCGTTCGGCGGTGCCGGCAGAGCTGGCGCTCGCCTATGTCACCGAAGAGGTGCCGGACGCAAAGGCGGCGCTCGAAGGCGCGCGCGACATCCTGTCGGAACAGTTCGCCGAGAACGCCGATCTGGTCGGCAAGCTGCGCGCCTACATGAAGGAGCGTGCCTTCCTGCGCGCCAGGGTCGTCGATGGCAAGCAGGAAGCCGGCGCGAAATTCTCGGACTATTTCGACCATGTCGAGCGTTGGGCCGGCGTGCCCAGCCACCGCGCCTTGGCCATGCTGCGCGGCCGCAACGAAGAGGTGCTGTCGCTCGACATCGAGGTCGATGCCGACGACCAATCGCCGGTGAAGCCGGTCGAGCGCATGATCGCCAATGCCTATGCGATCGGCGGCAATCTGCCGGGTGACAAATGGCTGATGGAGGTCGCCGGCTGGACCTGGCGGATCAAACTGTCGCTGCACCTGACGCTCGATCTGATGCGCGACCTGCGCGAACGGGCCGAGGAGGAGGCGATCCATGTCTTCGCCCGCAATCTGAAGGATCTGCTGCTTGCCGCACCCGCAGGCTCGCGCCCGACCATGGGTCTCGATCCGGGCATCCGCACCGGCGTCAAGGTGGCGGTGGTCGACGGCACCGGCAAGCTGGTGGCGACGACGACGGTCTATCCGTTTCCGCCCAGGAACGACGTGCGCGGCACGCAGGCGGAACTTGCAAAGCTCATCCGCCTGCACAAGGTGGAGCTGATCTCGATCGGCAACGGCACCGGCAGCCGCGAGACCGAGAAGCTGGTCGCCGACATGCTGTCGGACCTGCCGGCTGGTGCCGGTCCCAAACCGCTCAAGGTTATCGTCAGCGAGGCGGGCGCCTCGGTCTATTCCGCCTCGGCCACGGCAGCGGCAGAGTTCCCGGGCCTGGATGTGTCGCTGCGCGGCGCGGTGTCGATCGCCAGGCGCCTGCAGGATCCGCTTGCCGAGCTGGTCAAGATCGAGCCGAAGTCGATCGGCGTCGGCCAGTACCAGCACGATGTCGATCAGTACCGCCTTGGCCGCTCGCTGGAAGCGGTGGTCGAGGATGCTGTCAACGCCGTCGGCGTCGATCTCAACACGGCGTCGGCGCCGCTCTTGGCGCGGGTTTCGGGGCTTGGGCCGTCGCTTGCCGAAGCAATCGTTGCGCATCGCGACGCGACCGGGCCGTTTGCCAGCCGCAAGGACCTGCTCAAAGTGGCGCGGCTCGGACCGCGTGCCTTCGAACAGTCCGCCGGCTTTTTGCGCATTGCCAATGGCGCCGAGCCGCTCGATGCTTCCTCGGTGCATCCCGAAGCCTATGGCGTGGCGAAGAAGATCGTCGCCGCCTGCGGCCGCGACGTGCGCGCGTTGATGGGCGATAGTGCTGCGCTCAAGGCGCTCGATCCGCGTGTCTTCGTCGACGAGCGCTTCGGCCTGCCGACGGTGCGCGACATCCTGGCGGAGCTGGAAAAGCCCGGCCGCGATCCGCGTCCTGGTTTCAAGACGGCGACCTTTGCCGAGGGGGTTGACGACATCAAGGACCTGAAGCCGGGCATGCAGCTCGAAGGCACCGTCACCAATGTCGCTGCTTTCGGCGCCTTCGTCGACATCGGCGTGCATCAGGACGGGCTGGTCCACGTCTCGCAGCTGGCCGACCGCTTCATCAAGGATGCGCATGAGGTGGTGAAGGCGGGCGACGTGGTGAAGGTGCGCGTCGTCGACGTCGACATCAAGCGCAACCGCATTGGGCTCTCGATGCGCAAGGACAGCGACGGCGGCGCCTCGCGCGGCGGCCAGCGCGACCAGGGCGGCAAGCCTGCGCCGCGCTCGCCGGCGCCGCAGCGCCAGCCCGAACGGCCGGCGCAGGGCGCTTTCGGCGCGGCGCTCGCCGAGGCGATGAAGCGCAAGTAG
- a CDS encoding TetR/AcrR family transcriptional regulator — protein sequence MKRSLDRKTRIALEPRKQPRQQRSSKVVDRILDAALILTREQGTRAPTTLAIAQRAGLSVGSVYQYFPNKEAILLDLARRWLSSFPEVIAKRIKVPPPTNREEFRREVRKLFIDTSRIYLDNATLMPVIEAISGNADLRPIQDEYDKEIIALYAAWLQHVNPALEEKTAKRLGLVMMEVGHACRLVGLKRDRKTFDLIEDDVEAMWLALVNPYLNLD from the coding sequence GTGAAGCGCAGTCTCGACCGCAAGACCAGGATAGCGCTCGAACCGCGCAAGCAGCCACGGCAGCAACGGTCAAGCAAGGTGGTCGACAGGATTCTCGACGCGGCGCTGATCCTGACGCGGGAGCAGGGAACCAGAGCGCCGACGACGCTCGCCATCGCGCAACGTGCGGGCCTCTCGGTCGGCTCGGTCTATCAGTACTTTCCCAACAAGGAAGCCATTCTTCTCGACCTCGCCCGGCGCTGGCTGTCGTCTTTTCCCGAGGTCATCGCGAAGCGCATCAAAGTCCCGCCGCCCACGAACCGCGAGGAGTTTCGTCGGGAAGTGCGCAAACTCTTCATCGACACGTCCAGGATCTATCTCGACAACGCTACCCTGATGCCGGTGATCGAGGCGATATCCGGCAACGCCGATCTGAGGCCGATCCAGGACGAATACGACAAGGAGATCATCGCCCTCTACGCAGCCTGGCTCCAGCATGTGAATCCGGCCCTGGAAGAAAAGACCGCCAAGCGGCTGGGCCTGGTGATGATGGAGGTCGGGCACGCCTGCAGGCTTGTCGGACTGAAGAGAGATCGCAAGACGTTCGACCTCATCGAGGACGATGTGGAAGCCATGTGGCTGGCTCTTGTGAACCCCTATCTCAACCTCGACTGA